One part of the Corynebacterium sp. CNCTC7651 genome encodes these proteins:
- a CDS encoding gamma-glutamyl-gamma-aminobutyrate hydrolase family protein (Members of this family of hydrolases with an active site Cys residue belong to MEROPS family C26.), which produces MIVLLDNQDSFVYNLVDALHGFRAAESVAPVEPASAAGHESMVVYRNTVDADTVFAANPDLIVLSPGPGYPAEAGCMMEVIQRAQGRIPLLGICLGYQALIEHFGGRVMPCGPVHGASISMQLTDAGVESPLFAGLTEGGVPGEPGRDVPVARYHSLGATEVPAGMEALAWTDTQIGDVIMAAQSTDGMSIGLQFHPESILTPAGPLILNRCVDQLLQKGTNNG; this is translated from the coding sequence ATGATTGTGCTGCTGGATAACCAAGATTCCTTTGTGTACAACCTGGTGGACGCGCTGCACGGATTCCGCGCGGCGGAATCCGTGGCACCGGTGGAGCCGGCAAGCGCCGCGGGCCACGAAAGCATGGTGGTGTACCGCAACACCGTGGACGCGGACACCGTCTTCGCCGCGAACCCGGACCTGATCGTGCTCTCGCCCGGGCCGGGCTACCCGGCGGAGGCGGGCTGCATGATGGAAGTCATCCAGCGCGCCCAGGGCCGCATCCCGCTTTTGGGTATCTGCCTGGGCTACCAGGCCCTCATCGAGCATTTCGGCGGGCGGGTGATGCCTTGTGGGCCGGTGCATGGGGCGTCGATAAGCATGCAGCTCACCGACGCCGGGGTGGAGTCCCCGCTCTTTGCCGGGCTGACGGAAGGCGGGGTGCCCGGCGAGCCTGGCCGCGACGTGCCGGTGGCGCGCTACCACTCCCTGGGTGCGACGGAGGTCCCTGCCGGGATGGAGGCGCTGGCGTGGACTGACACCCAGATCGGGGACGTGATTATGGCCGCGCAGAGCACGGACGGGATGTCCATTGGCCTGCAGTTTCACCCCGAATCCATCCTCACCCCCGCCGGCCCGCTGATCCTTAACCGCTGCGTGGACCAACTTCTTCAGAAAGGCACGAACAATGGCTAG
- the trpD gene encoding anthranilate phosphoribosyltransferase, with amino-acid sequence MASDSSLEILRRFLDNPEPTLEEAVEAFTPLTVGDYDDVHIAALLATIRTRGETFADIAGAARAFLNAGRPFPVTGEGIMDTAGTGGDGANTINITTAASLTAAAGGVKMVKHGNRSVSSKSGSADVLEALNIPLDLDPERAVRQFESSNFTFLFAPAYNPAVAFVQPVRKALGVPTLFNTMGPLLSPGRPELQIMGIANPAQGQMIAETMRELGRGRALVVHGAGTDEIAVHGETLVWELDREGNIEHYTLTPEDLGVGRHALEDLKGGDGAENAAMMRATFAGEGPTAHRDAITAAAGAMFYLNGTTDSIAAGVEHARMLISDGTVQAWLRTHEEADYSA; translated from the coding sequence ATGGCTAGCGATTCTTCCCTGGAAATCCTGCGCCGCTTCCTGGATAACCCGGAGCCCACCCTGGAGGAGGCGGTGGAGGCGTTCACCCCGCTCACGGTGGGTGATTATGACGACGTGCACATTGCCGCGCTGCTGGCCACCATCCGCACCCGCGGCGAGACGTTCGCCGACATCGCGGGTGCCGCCCGCGCGTTCTTGAACGCGGGCCGCCCGTTCCCGGTGACGGGGGAGGGGATTATGGATACCGCTGGCACCGGCGGCGACGGCGCGAACACCATCAACATCACCACCGCAGCCTCGCTCACTGCGGCCGCGGGCGGAGTGAAGATGGTCAAGCACGGCAACCGCTCCGTGAGCTCCAAGTCCGGCTCCGCGGACGTGCTGGAGGCGCTGAACATTCCGCTGGACCTGGACCCGGAACGCGCGGTGCGCCAGTTCGAGTCCTCCAACTTCACCTTCCTCTTCGCGCCCGCGTACAACCCGGCGGTGGCGTTTGTGCAGCCGGTGCGCAAGGCGCTTGGCGTGCCCACCCTGTTCAACACGATGGGCCCGCTGCTGTCCCCGGGCCGTCCGGAGCTGCAGATCATGGGCATTGCCAACCCGGCGCAGGGACAGATGATCGCGGAAACCATGCGCGAGCTGGGCCGCGGCCGTGCGCTGGTGGTCCACGGCGCCGGCACGGACGAGATCGCAGTGCACGGCGAGACCCTGGTGTGGGAGCTGGACCGCGAAGGCAACATCGAGCACTACACGCTCACCCCGGAGGACCTGGGCGTTGGCCGCCACGCCCTGGAGGATCTCAAGGGCGGGGACGGCGCGGAGAACGCAGCCATGATGCGCGCCACCTTCGCCGGCGAGGGCCCCACCGCGCACCGCGACGCCATTACGGCCGCCGCGGGTGCCATGTTCTACCTCAACGGCACCACGGATTCCATCGCGGCGGGCGTGGAGCATGCACGCATGCTTATTAGCGACGGCACGGTGCAAGCCTGGCTGCGCACCCACGAGGAGGCCGATTACAGTGCGTAG
- the trpCF gene encoding bifunctional indole-3-glycerol-phosphate synthase TrpC/phosphoribosylanthranilate isomerase TrpF: MPTVLENIVEARKGHLDEIRKRVAHVDFTTLSKSERSLYDGLAAPGTSFIMECKSSSPSLGMIREHYEPGAIARIYSRYAAGISVLCEPDKFGGDYDHLATVAASTHLPVLCKDFIIDEVQVYAARYFGADAILLMLSVLDDDSYAHLAALAAELGMDVLTEVIDEEEARRATALGAKIFGVNHRNLHDLTIDLERSGRLAQLAPEGAVVVSESGIRDVHTVRRLGGHSDAFLVGSQLTAQPDIDRAARELVYGPNKVCGLTSKSAAQAAKAAGAVYGGLIFEAASPRNVSRETAQNIIAHEPGLAYVAVSRRTEGYAELCLPGVEAVQVHAPYQGSLEDELALVERVRSELDDAGAAGVEVWRAVSMTHPDGAAVAEGLEGSVDKLVLDAHDGGSGSTFDWSAVPESVKRSALLAGGIGPDNVADALAVGCAGVDLNSGVEYPESAGEWAGRKDAAAINRAFSIIGNWRTS, translated from the coding sequence TTGCCGACGGTGCTGGAGAACATCGTTGAAGCCCGAAAAGGTCACCTTGACGAAATACGCAAGCGGGTTGCCCACGTAGATTTCACCACGTTATCTAAATCGGAGCGCTCGCTCTACGACGGGTTGGCGGCACCGGGCACGAGCTTCATCATGGAGTGCAAATCCTCCTCCCCGTCGCTGGGCATGATCCGGGAGCACTACGAGCCGGGCGCTATCGCGCGGATCTACTCCCGGTACGCCGCTGGCATCTCGGTGCTGTGCGAGCCGGACAAGTTCGGCGGGGACTACGACCACCTAGCCACCGTTGCCGCGTCCACCCACCTGCCCGTGCTGTGCAAGGACTTCATCATCGACGAGGTCCAGGTCTACGCCGCGCGCTACTTCGGCGCGGACGCGATCCTGCTCATGCTTTCCGTGCTTGACGACGATTCCTACGCCCACCTTGCCGCCCTCGCCGCGGAGCTGGGCATGGACGTGCTCACGGAGGTGATCGACGAGGAGGAGGCGCGGCGCGCCACTGCGCTCGGCGCCAAAATCTTCGGCGTGAACCACCGCAACCTGCACGACCTGACGATTGACCTTGAGCGCTCCGGCCGCCTCGCGCAGCTGGCCCCGGAGGGTGCCGTGGTGGTGTCGGAGTCCGGCATCCGCGACGTGCACACTGTGCGCCGCCTCGGCGGGCACTCGGACGCCTTCTTGGTCGGCTCCCAGCTCACGGCGCAGCCCGACATTGATCGCGCCGCCCGCGAGCTGGTCTACGGTCCGAATAAGGTGTGCGGCTTGACGTCGAAGAGCGCTGCCCAAGCGGCGAAAGCAGCCGGCGCGGTGTACGGCGGCCTGATCTTTGAGGCCGCGAGTCCGCGCAATGTTTCACGTGAAACGGCACAAAACATCATCGCGCACGAGCCCGGCCTGGCGTACGTGGCGGTGTCCCGGCGCACCGAGGGCTACGCCGAGCTGTGCCTGCCTGGCGTGGAGGCCGTGCAGGTGCACGCGCCGTACCAGGGCAGCTTGGAGGACGAGCTTGCGCTGGTGGAGCGCGTGCGCTCCGAACTTGACGACGCCGGTGCTGCCGGCGTCGAGGTCTGGCGCGCAGTGTCCATGACCCACCCTGACGGTGCTGCGGTGGCCGAGGGGCTTGAAGGGAGCGTCGATAAGCTTGTGCTCGATGCCCACGACGGCGGCTCCGGCAGCACCTTCGACTGGTCCGCGGTGCCGGAATCCGTGAAGCGCTCGGCGCTATTGGCCGGCGGGATCGGCCCGGACAACGTCGCGGACGCGCTCGCAGTGGGATGTGCGGGCGTAGACCTGAACTCCGGCGTGGAGTACCCCGAAAGCGCAGGCGAGTGGGCTGGGCGCAAGGACGCAGCGGCGATCAACCGCGCATTTTCGATCATTGGAAACTGGAGAACATCATGA
- the trpB gene encoding tryptophan synthase subunit beta has product MTERTFPLLPAYYGEFGGQYVAEALLPALDQLEAAFVDALADEEFMAEYRRLLRDYLGRPTPLTECMNLPTDGANARIFLKREDLVHGGAHKTNQVIGQALLAKQMGKTRIVAETGAGQHGTATALACALLDLECVIYMGKKDMERQEPNVYRMRLMGAEVVGVETGAGTLKDAVNEALRDWTATFHTTHYLLGTAAGPHPFPVVLKEFHRVISTEARAQMLERTGRLPDVVTACVGGGSNAIGMFADFIDDEGVELVGAEPGGEGFGVGKHGAAVNAGTVGILHGTKSYVMRDPDGQVEESYSISAGLDYPAVGPEHSYLAKSGRATYVAVTDEDAIRAFQMLSRYEGIIPALESSHALAYALKRASEHPKDAEPLHILVSLSGRGDKDVAHIRQTLEERPDWVVQDDRPNHRGNVTDGAAPGMPADVEGTESEEPTQHAEEAK; this is encoded by the coding sequence ATGACGGAGAGGACCTTCCCGCTGCTGCCGGCGTACTACGGCGAGTTTGGCGGACAGTACGTTGCGGAAGCGTTGCTGCCCGCGCTTGACCAGCTGGAGGCGGCGTTTGTGGACGCGCTGGCGGACGAGGAGTTCATGGCGGAGTACCGCCGCCTGCTGCGGGACTACCTCGGCCGCCCCACGCCGCTTACGGAGTGCATGAACTTACCGACGGACGGGGCAAACGCCCGCATCTTCCTCAAGCGCGAAGACCTGGTCCACGGCGGCGCGCACAAGACCAACCAGGTGATCGGGCAGGCGCTCCTGGCCAAGCAGATGGGCAAGACCCGCATTGTCGCTGAGACGGGCGCCGGCCAGCACGGCACCGCCACTGCTTTGGCGTGCGCGCTGCTGGACCTGGAGTGCGTGATTTACATGGGCAAGAAGGACATGGAGCGCCAGGAGCCCAACGTGTACCGCATGCGACTGATGGGCGCGGAGGTTGTCGGCGTGGAGACGGGCGCCGGCACGCTGAAGGACGCGGTGAATGAGGCGCTGCGCGACTGGACCGCCACCTTCCACACCACCCACTACCTCTTGGGCACTGCGGCGGGCCCGCACCCCTTCCCCGTGGTGCTGAAGGAATTCCACCGCGTTATCTCCACCGAGGCGCGGGCCCAGATGCTGGAGCGCACCGGCCGGCTGCCGGACGTGGTGACCGCCTGCGTGGGCGGCGGCTCCAACGCCATCGGCATGTTCGCGGACTTCATCGATGATGAGGGCGTGGAGCTTGTCGGTGCGGAACCCGGCGGCGAAGGCTTCGGCGTGGGCAAGCACGGCGCCGCCGTCAACGCCGGCACCGTGGGCATCCTCCACGGCACGAAGAGCTACGTCATGCGCGACCCGGACGGCCAGGTGGAGGAGTCCTACTCCATCTCCGCCGGCCTGGATTACCCGGCCGTGGGCCCGGAGCATTCCTACCTGGCCAAGAGCGGCCGGGCGACGTACGTGGCAGTGACGGACGAGGACGCGATTCGCGCCTTCCAGATGCTGAGCCGCTACGAGGGCATCATCCCGGCCCTGGAGTCCTCCCACGCCCTGGCGTACGCACTCAAGCGCGCGTCGGAGCACCCGAAGGACGCTGAACCCCTGCACATCCTGGTCTCCCTCTCCGGCCGCGGCGATAAGGACGTCGCCCACATCCGCCAGACCTTGGAGGAGCGCCCGGACTGGGTGGTGCAGGATGACCGCCCGAACCACCGCGGCAACGTCACCGACGGCGCGGCGCCCGGTATGCCCGCCGACGTGGAGGGCACCGAGAGCGAAGAGCCAACCCAGCACGCCGAGGAGGCGAAGTAG
- the trpA gene encoding tryptophan synthase subunit alpha, whose amino-acid sequence MSRFDTLFANLEAKGQGAFVPFLMLSDPSPEDALEIISIVVEAGADALELGVPFSDPVADGPSIQLAHVRALDGGATLDKALEQVRVLRAKYPELPIGLLTYANMAYVRGTDRFYREFHEAGADAVLLPDVPVREAAPFSAAAEANGIEPVYIAPHKAAEQTLKAVAEHSRGYIYAVSRDGVTGSEQEATVDGLREVVDGIRTFGGPPVMLGFGISKPKHVSDAVAAGAVGAITGSAINNIVSKYVEYTHPNPGRVTDWEGLREELTSYVSEMKAATVKA is encoded by the coding sequence ATGAGCCGTTTTGACACCCTGTTTGCAAACTTGGAGGCGAAGGGACAGGGCGCATTCGTGCCGTTCCTCATGCTTTCGGATCCGTCGCCGGAAGACGCGCTGGAGATCATTTCCATCGTGGTAGAGGCCGGCGCGGATGCCCTGGAGCTCGGTGTACCGTTCTCCGACCCGGTGGCGGACGGCCCCTCCATCCAGCTCGCACACGTGCGGGCGCTGGACGGCGGAGCGACGCTGGACAAGGCGCTCGAGCAGGTACGCGTGCTGCGGGCGAAGTACCCGGAGCTGCCGATCGGTCTACTGACATATGCCAACATGGCGTACGTGCGCGGCACCGACCGCTTCTACCGCGAGTTCCACGAGGCCGGGGCGGACGCGGTGCTCCTGCCGGATGTGCCGGTGCGCGAGGCCGCGCCCTTCTCCGCCGCGGCAGAAGCCAACGGCATCGAACCCGTCTACATCGCGCCGCACAAGGCTGCGGAGCAAACGCTTAAGGCCGTGGCGGAGCACTCCCGCGGCTACATCTACGCGGTATCCCGCGACGGCGTGACGGGCAGTGAGCAGGAGGCGACCGTGGACGGCCTGCGCGAGGTGGTGGACGGCATCCGCACCTTCGGCGGCCCGCCGGTGATGCTGGGCTTCGGCATTTCTAAGCCCAAGCACGTGTCCGACGCAGTTGCGGCCGGTGCCGTCGGCGCCATTACCGGCTCCGCCATCAACAACATCGTGTCCAAGTACGTGGAGTACACCCACCCGAACCCGGGGCGCGTGACGGACTGGGAGGGCCTGCGCGAAGAGCTCACCTCCTACGTTTCGGAGATGAAAGCAGCTACGGTGAAGGCATGA
- a CDS encoding Rieske (2Fe-2S) protein, which produces MTTCSRRLFLAGTATTFAGAFLAACGQAPNDEIAKTQVPVGSAVILDRVIIAQPTEGNFVAYSAVCPHQQSKITVVQGDTVRCTKHGSTFSIEDGAVLQGPSLNPMTEVKLVDQGDTVAAATS; this is translated from the coding sequence ATGACAACCTGCTCCCGCCGCCTCTTTCTCGCCGGAACCGCAACCACCTTCGCCGGTGCTTTTTTGGCTGCCTGCGGTCAGGCGCCGAACGACGAGATTGCCAAGACTCAGGTGCCCGTTGGCAGCGCCGTGATCCTGGACCGCGTGATCATCGCGCAGCCCACCGAGGGTAACTTTGTCGCTTACTCCGCCGTGTGTCCGCACCAGCAGTCCAAGATCACCGTGGTGCAGGGCGATACCGTGCGCTGCACCAAGCACGGTTCAACCTTCAGCATCGAGGACGGCGCGGTGCTCCAGGGCCCGTCGCTGAACCCGATGACTGAGGTGAAGCTGGTGGACCAGGGCGACACCGTCGCTGCCGCGACCAGCTAA
- a CDS encoding VIT1/CCC1 transporter family protein has translation MGTNDAANLREANADVEFHEVEVETHGMGEKLNRLRAAVLGANDGIVSTAAVVVGVAGATSSTREIVTAGVAALVGGAVSMALGEYVSVSSQRDAEDAAIGTECQLHEDDPAAELNHLVQAYKDSGLSEETAIAVARERTALDPLAAHLEVHYGIDEEDLVSPWSAAIASFLSFFVGALIPLIAIIATPAASRVVVTVLVTLIALAVTGYLSAKLGGAKPWRAVARLVIGGGLALAVTFGVGSWLGTSVG, from the coding sequence ATGGGTACGAATGACGCAGCGAACCTGCGCGAGGCGAACGCGGACGTGGAATTCCACGAGGTTGAGGTAGAAACCCACGGGATGGGGGAGAAGCTCAACCGCCTGCGCGCAGCCGTGTTGGGCGCGAACGATGGCATTGTGTCCACCGCTGCCGTTGTTGTGGGCGTTGCTGGCGCGACATCCAGCACCCGCGAGATTGTCACGGCCGGCGTGGCCGCCCTTGTCGGTGGTGCAGTGTCCATGGCGCTGGGGGAGTACGTGTCCGTGTCCTCGCAGCGCGACGCGGAGGACGCCGCCATCGGCACCGAGTGCCAGCTGCACGAGGATGACCCTGCCGCGGAGCTCAACCACCTTGTCCAGGCGTACAAAGACTCTGGCCTAAGCGAGGAGACCGCGATCGCGGTGGCGCGGGAGCGCACCGCCCTGGACCCGCTGGCGGCGCACTTGGAGGTGCACTACGGCATTGATGAGGAAGACTTGGTGAGCCCGTGGTCCGCTGCGATTGCCTCATTCCTGTCCTTCTTCGTCGGCGCGCTCATTCCGCTGATTGCCATCATCGCCACACCTGCGGCCTCCCGTGTGGTGGTCACTGTCTTGGTCACCCTGATCGCGCTTGCCGTCACCGGCTACCTGTCCGCGAAGCTGGGTGGCGCGAAGCCGTGGCGCGCGGTGGCGCGTCTGGTCATCGGCGGCGGCCTCGCCCTGGCGGTGACCTTCGGTGTCGGCTCCTGGCTTGGCACGAGCGTGGGGTAG
- a CDS encoding bile acid:sodium symporter family protein — MPGFLKKADPLIVGIIVAVIFAFIAPASGTFADVFGVLTKLAIALLFFLYGARLSTQEALRGLTNWRLHLTILVFTFVIYPLIGLAMRPTTAFVSPEMYQGILFLTLVPSTVQSSVALTGIARGNVPGAVVAASMSSLIGVVLTPLLVMLLMGAGDGIHIDASVFIDISLQLLLPFVLGQIAHNVLPSIRKAAKSKATKIVDRGSIWMVVYSAFSQGIVAGVWGTISVWEIVFLAVFSVVLVAAMLWVSKAVPQRLGFSREDQVAIQMCGTQKSLATGLPMASVIFGGGATLGVLIIPLMIYHLVQLLMCSAYVSRLAAEPEEAPGASTVDAGVSAPRK, encoded by the coding sequence ATGCCCGGATTCTTGAAAAAGGCCGACCCCTTGATCGTCGGCATCATCGTGGCGGTGATCTTCGCCTTCATCGCACCGGCGAGCGGCACTTTCGCCGATGTTTTCGGTGTGCTGACGAAGCTGGCCATCGCCCTGCTCTTCTTCCTCTACGGCGCGCGCTTGTCCACCCAAGAGGCGCTGCGTGGCCTGACCAATTGGCGGCTGCACCTGACCATCCTGGTGTTCACGTTCGTGATCTACCCGCTGATTGGTCTTGCCATGCGGCCAACAACGGCGTTTGTCTCGCCGGAGATGTACCAGGGCATCCTCTTCCTCACCCTGGTCCCATCCACCGTGCAGTCCTCCGTGGCGCTGACGGGTATTGCGCGCGGCAACGTCCCGGGTGCTGTGGTGGCGGCCAGCATGTCCTCGCTCATCGGCGTGGTGCTCACACCACTCTTGGTGATGCTGCTGATGGGCGCGGGCGACGGGATCCATATCGACGCGTCTGTCTTCATCGACATCTCGCTGCAGCTGCTGCTCCCGTTTGTGCTGGGACAGATCGCGCATAATGTTCTTCCGTCGATACGCAAAGCTGCGAAGAGCAAGGCGACCAAGATCGTGGACCGCGGCTCTATTTGGATGGTGGTGTACTCCGCGTTTTCGCAGGGCATTGTAGCGGGCGTGTGGGGGACGATCTCCGTGTGGGAGATTGTCTTCCTGGCTGTGTTCTCTGTGGTCCTAGTTGCAGCGATGCTGTGGGTGTCCAAGGCGGTGCCGCAGCGCCTGGGGTTCTCGCGCGAGGATCAGGTTGCCATCCAGATGTGCGGAACCCAAAAGTCTCTGGCTACGGGCCTGCCTATGGCGTCGGTGATCTTCGGCGGCGGGGCGACGCTGGGTGTCTTGATCATCCCGCTGATGATCTACCACCTCGTGCAGCTGCTCATGTGCTCCGCGTACGTCTCGCGGCTGGCGGCTGAGCCGGAGGAAGCGCCAGGGGCATCGACGGTCGACGCTGGGGTTTCCGCCCCGCGGAAGTAG
- a CDS encoding branched-chain amino acid transporter permease encodes MTLAVLVPACLITVLLRALPFSLIKALKGSPFIAFLGTMMPVGVMTVLVVYTLVGYVDKPARLGAALVSLVFTLVLQWWRRRADVSILGGTALFMVLVNLVL; translated from the coding sequence ATGACGCTGGCGGTGCTCGTACCGGCGTGCCTGATTACCGTGCTGCTGCGTGCACTGCCGTTCTCCCTTATCAAGGCGTTGAAGGGCAGCCCGTTCATCGCATTCCTGGGCACGATGATGCCGGTGGGTGTGATGACGGTGTTGGTGGTGTACACCCTGGTGGGCTACGTGGACAAACCCGCGCGCCTTGGTGCGGCGCTGGTCTCGCTGGTGTTCACGCTGGTGCTGCAGTGGTGGCGCCGCCGCGCGGATGTGTCCATCCTCGGTGGCACCGCGCTGTTCATGGTCCTGGTGAACCTAGTGTTGTAG
- a CDS encoding AzlC family ABC transporter permease: protein MTEVRAGVKDAWVVALGLVPLGLAFGLLMAQAGFAWWWTPIFSTVIFAGSMEFLAIDLVLTGAGVWTAALTTFMVNFRHIFYGLTFPRHVVRPGLPSAYATYALTDEAYAVGSAAHARGPLTSARLLSIIGFIQALWIIAGIVGALAGYVLPPDLEGMDFALTALFAVLAWDSFGASRDYSAPLIAGTLALIAAVLVPGQVAVVALLAYFAVLLVRFWSPKIDSALTWRRKG, encoded by the coding sequence TTGACGGAAGTACGCGCGGGCGTCAAGGACGCGTGGGTGGTCGCCCTCGGACTCGTTCCCCTGGGTCTGGCGTTCGGGTTGTTGATGGCGCAGGCGGGGTTCGCGTGGTGGTGGACCCCGATCTTCTCCACAGTAATTTTCGCGGGCTCGATGGAATTCCTTGCCATCGACCTCGTGCTCACCGGCGCGGGTGTCTGGACGGCCGCGCTCACCACCTTCATGGTGAACTTCCGCCACATCTTCTACGGCCTCACCTTCCCGCGCCACGTGGTGCGCCCCGGTCTCCCAAGTGCGTACGCCACCTACGCGCTGACTGATGAGGCTTACGCCGTCGGCTCCGCCGCCCACGCCCGCGGCCCGCTCACGTCAGCTCGACTGCTTTCCATCATCGGCTTTATACAGGCGCTGTGGATTATCGCGGGCATCGTCGGAGCGCTGGCTGGCTACGTCCTGCCGCCGGACCTGGAGGGCATGGACTTTGCGCTCACCGCATTGTTCGCCGTGCTGGCGTGGGACTCCTTCGGCGCGTCCCGCGACTACTCCGCCCCGCTGATCGCGGGCACGCTGGCGCTCATCGCCGCGGTGCTGGTGCCTGGCCAGGTGGCGGTTGTCGCGCTTCTGGCCTACTTCGCCGTCTTGCTGGTGCGTTTCTGGTCACCCAAGATCGACAGCGCCTTGACGTGGAGGCGGAAGGGGTGA
- a CDS encoding YqgE/AlgH family protein, which yields MPEYFYADRLFNALEREEPAPGMLLLAAPGMLSPEFARTVVLVLEHDADGTIGVVLNRRSELALFNVMPDWADLAASPQAVYVGGPVSPQSAIGLGVTKLGVDIANHPHFTRLANKLVHIDLGAEPSVLADDLEGIRVFAGYGGWEAGQLDEEIQRGDWYVTPALPSDVIAPGSADLWGDVMRRQAMPLPLFATFPADIEDN from the coding sequence ATGCCTGAGTACTTTTACGCGGACCGCTTGTTCAACGCCCTCGAGCGGGAGGAGCCCGCGCCGGGCATGCTGCTGCTCGCCGCGCCCGGCATGCTCTCCCCCGAATTCGCCCGCACGGTAGTCCTGGTGCTGGAGCACGATGCGGACGGCACCATCGGCGTCGTGCTGAACCGTCGCAGTGAGCTCGCGCTGTTCAACGTCATGCCGGATTGGGCCGATCTCGCCGCCTCGCCCCAGGCGGTGTATGTGGGTGGACCGGTGTCCCCGCAGTCCGCCATCGGCCTCGGGGTGACCAAGCTCGGCGTGGACATTGCCAACCATCCCCACTTCACCCGCTTGGCAAACAAGCTGGTGCACATCGACCTCGGCGCGGAGCCTTCCGTGCTTGCCGACGATCTCGAGGGCATCCGTGTCTTCGCCGGCTACGGCGGGTGGGAGGCCGGCCAGTTGGATGAGGAGATTCAGCGCGGCGATTGGTACGTCACCCCGGCCCTGCCGTCCGACGTCATCGCACCGGGTTCGGCGGATCTGTGGGGCGACGTGATGCGCAGGCAGGCTATGCCGCTGCCGCTTTTCGCTACCTTCCCCGCAGATATCGAAGACAACTAG